A genomic stretch from Saccharomyces paradoxus chromosome XVI, complete sequence includes:
- a CDS encoding uncharacterized protein (similar to YPR027C) — MVGIYRILASFLPLLGLLFAFHDDDMIDTVTIIDTVFETVTITSTAPAPAATTSVSEKKLADTKLTLQVIQTMVSCFSVGENPANMISCGLGVVILMFSLIIELINKLENDGINEPQKLYDLIKPKYVELPSNYVNEKIRSTFEPLDLYLGVNMNTSGSRQNQNCLILKLGEESALPFPGLAQQVCYTKGSSNEFTDYKLSDIQGNLNGFRQGIANEVFKKISNIRKISGNFKSQLYQISEKITDENWDGSAIGFTAHGREKGPNKSQISVSFYRDN; from the coding sequence atggtcGGTATTTACAGAATACTCGCTTCTTTCCTCCCACTTCTGGGTCTTCTTTTTGCATTCCATGATGATGACATGATAGATACTGTTACAATCATCGATACTGTATTCGAAACAGTGACAATTACTTCAACTGCACCTGCACCTGCTGCCACAACATCCGTtagtgaaaagaaattggcTGACACTAAATTGACACTTCAAGTAATTCAAACTATGGTATCATGTTTTTCCGTAGGTGAAAACCCAGCCAACATGATCTCTTGTGGGCTCGGTGTTGTAATCCTAATGTTTTCATTGATCATCGAGCTTATCAACAAACTCGAAAATGATGGTATCAATGAACCGCAAAAGTTATATGACCTCATCAAACCAAAATATGTAGAATTACCTTCGAACTATGTGAACGAAAAAATCAGAAGCACATTTGAACCTCTCGACCTATACTTGGGAGTAAATATGAATACTTCAGGAAGTAGGCAAAACCAAAACTGTTTGATTCTCAAACTCGGTGAGGAGTCGGCTTTGCCTTTCCCAGGTTTGGCCCAACAGGTTTGTTATACAAAaggttcttcaaatgaattCACTGATTATAAATTATCAGATATACAGGGCAATTTAAACGGATTCAGACAAGGAATTGCTAATgaagtttttaaaaaaatatcaaatatcAGAAAAATATCAGGTAATTTTAAATCTCAACTTTACcaaatttcagaaaaaatcaCCGACGAAAATTGGGACGGTTCTGCTATTGGCTTCACTGCCCatggaagagaaaaaggcCCAAACAAATCCCAGATATCGGTTTCATTTTATAGGGATAATTAG
- the YOP1 gene encoding Yop1p (Membrane protein that interacts with Yip1p to mediate membrane traffic~similar to YPR028W): protein MSEYASSIHSQMKQFDTKYSGNRILQQLENKTNLPKSYLVAGLGFAYLLMIFINVGGVGEILSNFAGFVLPAYLSLVALKTPTATDDTQLLTYWIVFSFLSVIEFWSKAILYLIPFYWFLKTVFLIYIALPQTGGARMIYQKIVAPLTDRYILKDVSKTEKDEIRASVNEASKATGASVH, encoded by the exons ATGTCCGAATATGCATCTAGTATCCATTCTCAAATGAAACAATTCGATACC AAGTACTCTGGTAACAGAATTTTACAGCAATTAGAAAATAAGACTAATTTGCCTAAATCTTACTTAGTTGCTGGTTTGGGTTTCGCTTATCTCCTTATGATTTTCATTAATGTGGGAGGTGTAGGTGAAATTCTTTCCAACTTTGCCGGGTTTGTATTGCCAGCATACCTATCATTGGTTGCTTTGAAGACACCAACTGCCACCGATGACACACAACTCTTGACCTATTGGATTGTATTCTCATTTTTGAGCGTCATCGAATTCTGGTCCAAGgcaattttatatttgatTCCATTCTACtggtttttgaaaactgtTTTCTTAATCTACATTGCTTTGCCTCAAACTGGCGGCGCTAGAATGATCTATCAAAAGATTGTGGCTCCATTGACTGACAGATATATCCTAAAAGACGTTAGTAAGACagaaaaggatgaaattAGAGCCTCCGTCAATGAAGCTTCAAAGGCTACAGGTGCTTCTGTTCACTAA
- the APL4 gene encoding AP-1 complex subunit gamma (Gamma-adaptin~similar to YPR029C), translating into MGSSLRSFIKDVRGAKTLADERAIITKQSAKIRTKLRDDHLPHDKRRVNIQKLLYLYILGEKTHFGQVESINLIASDDFVDKRLGYLAATLLLDESEDLLTLLTNMLNNDLHHPNKYAVSLALTSLGFLSSPELARDLYPDVENIIKNSRDPFLLKKALQCAAKLIFKDVSLLEIFNIEDITKILSNHSICTHGVLLGVTKIIQSVLLIGLNRKKEEEEDGIDYSTDILSPLSLLLRDFFIRLENLNSKNIEPGYDVQGICDPFLQCEMIYTLKLYFQVGELLNSNQVLDYKDNFCDLLTRIATNTDSTKNSGQAILYETVKTIFSLDLNQPLRVLGVNISAKFLAGKDNNTKYVSLNTLLKVVPQEPTAVQRHRKFISHCLQDSDVSIRMRALELSFAILDDSNLVESVNELMKFLAKQDEDSKDLIIYTIDHLIDTFDTRVVKDESWKLDVFFNILKLVGSFINYEKINDILIIINNTTQLSDKSEFLQKLLTISLNEKSAEMSEENIGWQLILIWCIGEYGDLVLNGDNKSNSDTINESSVTNYLLNLQECYTTTNHKIINYILTAALKLSIKFHDAKNIEKLRQLILSYTDSTDLSLQMKSNQYEMFFNQTILVKKIILETMPKFEKIIKKQDNRKALSKNLISNEPADLLSNLLDEDSKAEAKASTGDNVEPIDILEEIFGEKNDINQLPKDRKKEESTNHLSAITTNSDPNLPSDATKIYDSSSLDVYASLLSADSGLAHLDLYFQAKSLISDLKTFCAVPKAQKLTLGQLYPSSTIKASQICKQSLKISGSGKLKLRVKLDFYLNGSSSTTNEQFDHKFDETL; encoded by the coding sequence ATGGGCTCTTCGCTGAGAAGCTTTATCAAGGACGTTCGTGGTGCTAAAACACTAGCGGATGAAAGAGCCATCATTACGAAACAATCTGCAAAAATTAGGACAAAATTGAGAGATGATCATCTACCACACGACAAAAGGCGAGTGAATATCCAGAAACTTCTTTACCTATACATTTTAGGGGAAAAAACTCATTTCGGCCAGGTGGAATCTATTAATTTAATTGCTTCTGACGATTTTGTCGATAAAAGGTTGGGCTATCTCGCCGCGACTTTGTTGTTGGACGAGTCGGAAGATTTATTAACACTCTTAACAAACATGTTAAACAACGATTTGCATCATCCCAATAAATATGCAGTGTCACTTGCATTAACATCATTAGGCTTTCTGAGCTCCCCTGAATTAGCCAGAGATTTGTATCCAGACGtggaaaatatcatcaaaaattcaagagaTCCTTTCctcttgaaaaaagctCTTCAATGTGCCGCCAAACtaattttcaaagatgtttctcttttagaaattttcaacatcGAAGACATTACTAAGATATTGTCCAATCATTCAATATGTACTCACGGTGTCCTTTTAGGTGTCACAAAAATCATACAATCTGTTTTGTTAATTGGATtgaacagaaaaaaagaggaagaggaagatggTATTGATTACAGTACCGACATCTTGTCTCCGTTATCTTTACTTTTGcgtgattttttcattcgtTTGGAAAATCTAAATtctaaaaatattgaacCTGGATATGACGTTCAAGGTATTTGTGACCCATTTCTGCAGTGTGAAATGATTTACACTCTGAAGTTGTACTTTCAAGTTGGAGAGCTTTTAAATTCAAACCAAGTATTGGATTACAAAGATAATTTTTGCGATTTATTGACTCGTATTGCGACCAATACGGATTCAACGAAGAATAGCGGACAAGCCATTCTTTATGAGACAGTGAAGACGATCTTTTCATTGGATTTGAACCAGCCTCTACGAGTCCTTGGTGTTAACATCTCGGCCAAGTTTCTTGCAGGAAAAGATAACAATACTAAATATGTTTCATTAAACACCTTGTTAAAAGTTGTTCCCCAAGAGCCTACCGCGGTACAAAGGCATAGGAAATTCATTTCTCATTGTCTGCAAGATAGCGATGTTTCGATCCGCATGAGAGCATTAGAGTTAAGTTTCGCCATCTTGGACGATTCAAATTTAGTGGAATCGGTTAACgaattgatgaaatttttggcAAAACAGGACGAAGATTCAAAAGATCTTATAATATACACTATAGACCACTTAATCGACACTTTTGATACCCGCGTTGTCAAAGATGAAAGCTGGAAATTAgatgttttttttaatatccTAAAATTGGTGGGATCTTTTATcaattatgaaaaaatcaatgatattttaatcataataaataatacGACTCAGTTATCTGACAAATCTgaatttttacaaaaacTGCTAACAATTTCACTAAATGAGAAATCAGCGGAGATGTCCGAGGAAAATATTGGTTGGCAGTTGATTTTAATTTGGTGCATCGGTGAATATGGCGATTTAGTGCTAAATGGAGACAATAAAAGCAATTCCGACACAATCAATGAGTCATCGGTGACTAACTACTTATTAAATTTGCAAGAATGCTACACAACAACGAATCACAAGATAATCAATTATATTTTGACAGCAGCATTGAAATTATCTATAAAATTTCATGATgccaaaaatattgaaaaactaaGACAGCTAATACTGAGTTATACGGATTCCACTGATTTATCACTTCAAATGAAAAGCAATCAATACGAGATGTTTTTCAATCAGACGATTTTGGTTAAAAAGATCATTTTAGAAACAATGCCCAAATTCGAGAAAATCATCAAGAAGCAAGATAATAGGAAAGCTTTATCGAAGAATCTCATCTCCAACGAACCGGCTGATTTGCTGTCGAATTTATTGGATGAAGATAGCAAGGCTGAAGCCAAAGCTTCCACCGGTGACAATGTTGAACCCATTGATATACTAGAAGAGATTTTTGGAGAAAAGAATGACATTAATCAACTACCCAAGGATcggaaaaaagaagaatcaACCAATCATCTATCGGCAATAACCACGAACTCCGATCCCAACCTACCCTCAGATGCTACCAAGATATATGACAGTTCTTCATTGGATGTATATGCTTCTTTGCTCTCTGCAGATTCTGGATTGGCACACTTGGATTTGTATTTTCAGGCGAAGTCTTTAATATCTGACTTAAAAACTTTCTGTGCCGTTCCAAAAGCTCAAAAACTAACATTAGGTCAGTTATATCCTTCTTCGACAATAAAGGCCAGCCAGATTTGCAAACAGTCCTTGAAAATTTCTGGATCCGGGAAACTAAAGTTAAGGGTTAAGTTGGACTTTTATTTAAATGGCTCTTCGTCTACTACCAATGAACAATTCGATCACAAATTCGATGAAACTCTATAA